In Tachypleus tridentatus isolate NWPU-2018 chromosome 7, ASM421037v1, whole genome shotgun sequence, a genomic segment contains:
- the LOC143255791 gene encoding uncharacterized protein LOC143255791, with product MFISRGMWIFLLLTIFQFSSSQVTQTNKKDLNSNGMEILQSLFPSIDAIFKWSNGVTYIFKGSCYFRYEDKTDEISNCRQLSAWGGLTGPVDAVFRWKNGVTYFFKGECYYRYEDKTDEISKCVAVTAWGGMTGPVDAVFRWSNGVTYFFKNDCYYRYDDKANKISKCTPIAAWGNMTGPVDAVFRWSNGITYFFRSGCYFWYEDKQNKISKCKAIALWGASSFKPLDAVFQWTDEVTYFFKGFCYYHDDLTKCKPISAWGGISKPINAVLLRNNRDTYFFEGKCCYRYETKNNSLSECIPISTWTKKMRKVDAAFRWNTGITYFFKGDCYYRYQEKTNKMSNNNSLKCHPITEWGGMTGPVHSVFRWSNGVTYFFKENCYYRYDDEKNKLSNCSPITAWGGMTGPVDAVFLWSNGVTYFFKGNCYYRYDDENNMLSKCSPVTTWGGMTGPVDAVFRWSNGATYFFKEDCYKKYEDRSEKLSGCNPFSALGEGIDQIFP from the exons AT GTTCATTTCAAGAGGAATGTGGATCTTTCTTTTACTCACCATTTTCCAGTTCTCCTCTTCTCAAGTAActcaaactaataaaaaagacCTGAATTCGAATGGAATGGAAATTTTGCAATCCTTGTTTCCATCAATTGATGCAATTTTTAAATGGTCAAATGGAGTCACATATATTTTCAAAGGTTCTTGTTATTTCCGCTACGAAGACAAAACGGACGAGATTTCAAATTGCAGACAATTATCTGCTTGGGGTGGGCTAACTGGACCAGTGGATGCTGTATTTCGATGGAAAAATGGAGTAACATATTTTTTCAAGGGCGAATGTTATTACAGATATGAGGACAAAACTGATGAAATATCAAAATGCGTCGCAGTTACAGCGTGGGGAGGAATGACTGGACCAGTTGATGCCGTGTTTCGCTGGAGTAATGGAGTTACATACTTCTTTAAAAACGACTGTTACTACCGCTACGATGATAAAGCTAATAAGATATCAAAATGCACTCCGATTGCTGCTTGGGGTAATATGACTGGACCAGTTGATGCTGTATTTCGCTGGAGTAATGGTATCACATACTTCTTCAGAAGCGGGTGTTATTTCTGGTAtgaagacaaacaaaacaaaatatctaaatgCAAAGCAATAGCCTTATGGGGAGCAAGTAGTTTCAAGCCTCTAGATGCTGTATTTCAATGGACTGATGAAGTCACATATTTCTTCAAAGGTTTTTGTTATTACCACGATGATCTCACAAAATGTAAGCCAATTTCAGCTTGGGGAGGAATCAGTAAACCCATAAATGCTGTATTGCTAAGAAATAATAGGGATACGTACTTTTTTGAAGGAAAATGTTGCTACAGATATGAGACCAAAAATAATAGTCTTTCAGAGTGTATACCAATTTCTACGTGGACCAAGAAAATGAGAAAAGTTGATGCTGCATTTCGTTGGAATACCGGGATCACATATTTCTTCAAGGGAGATTGTTACTACCGGTATCAGgagaaaactaataaaatgtcaaataataattcattaaaatgtcACCCAATTACTGAATGGGGAGGAATGACTGGACCAGTCCATTCCGTATTTCGCTGGAGCAATGGAGTCACATACTTTTTCAAGGAAAATTGCTATTACCGATATGATGATGAAAAGAACAAGTTGTCGAACTGTAGTCCAATTACTGCATGGGGAGGAATGACTGGACCAGTTGATGCTGTATTCCTCTGGAGTAATGGAGTCACATATTTCTTCAAGGGAAACTGCTATTACCGATACGATGACGAAAATAATATGTTGTCAAAGTGTAGTCCAGTTACAACATGGGGAGGTATGACAGGACCAGTAGATGCCGTATTTCGCTGGAGTAATGGAGCCACATACTTCTTTAAGGAAGACTGCTACAAAAAGTATGAGGACAGAAGTGAAAAGCTCTCTGGTTGCAATCCATTTTCTGCTTTGGGTGAAGGAATAGACCAAATTTTTCCATAG
- the LOC143255794 gene encoding uncharacterized protein LOC143255794 isoform X2, whose protein sequence is MPTLLIRLTLQDKQKANLHLQGGINLWFSDHKVETAKQSVNHRVIQCFNCQKFGHPKAACSATARCVRCSEQHQVSDCPKSREDMRCANCQGRHAASYKRCSKFVQVAQIRRGSGQLDNTKSTVSQQFQHGNTLAKGRPTAGNSQAEPGNKPSQAKVQPKSYTEVVTRLKAKRQEREVQSPLQYVNLCEALIYFVIEVAEASMRDPFLGMVFCREVCQATSFYFQLPGNRHESLKTLIEERRFMDANSPSNWTS, encoded by the exons ATGCCAACCCTATTAATACGCCTTACTCTGCAAGACAAACAGAAAGCTAACCTACACCTACAAGGGGGTATCAATCTGTGGTTTTCAGACCACAAAGTTGAAACAGCCAAACAGTCAGTCAACCACCGTGTTATCCAATGTTTCAACTGCCAGAAGTTCGGGCACCCCAAAGCCGCTTGCTCAGCTACGGCCAGATGCGTACGATGCAGTGAACAGCATCAAGTCTCTGACTGTCCCAAATCACGTGAGGATATGAGATGTGCAAATTGCCAGGGCCGTCACGCGGCTTCATATAAAAGATGTTCCAAATTCGTGCAAGTTGCACAAATAAGGAGAGGTTCAGGCCAACTGGACAATACTAAATCAACTGTAAGCCAACAGTTCCAGCATGGAAATACTCTGGCTAAAGGACGTCCAACAGCCGGGAACAGTCAAGCTGAGCCGGGGAACAAACCCTCTCAAGCAAAAGTCCAGCCGAAGTCGTATACAGAAGTAGTCACAAGATTAAAAGCAAAACGACAAGAGAGGGAGGTTCAATCACCTCTACAATATGTGAACTTGTGTGAAGCTTTAATCTATTTTGTAATTGAGGTTGCAGAGGCATCAATGAGAGACCCGTTCCTTGGAATGGTCTTCTGTCGTGAAGTTTGTCAAGCGACAAGTTTCTACTTCCAGCTCCCAGGAAACCGCCACGAGTCCCTGAAAACGCTCATAGAGGAAAGACGCTTTATGGATGCCAACAGTCCTAG TAATTGGACCAGTTGA
- the LOC143255794 gene encoding uncharacterized protein LOC143255794 isoform X1: MPTLLIRLTLQDKQKANLHLQGGINLWFSDHKVETAKQSVNHRVIQCFNCQKFGHPKAACSATARCVRCSEQHQVSDCPKSREDMRCANCQGRHAASYKRCSKFVQVAQIRRGSGQLDNTKSTVSQQFQHGNTLAKGRPTAGNSQAEPGNKPSQAKVQPKSYTEVVTRLKAKRQEREVQSPLQYVNLCEALIYFVIEVAEASMRDPFLGMVFCREVCQATSFYFQLPGNRHESLKTLIEERRFMDANSPSCHSSPCSNWTS, encoded by the exons ATGCCAACCCTATTAATACGCCTTACTCTGCAAGACAAACAGAAAGCTAACCTACACCTACAAGGGGGTATCAATCTGTGGTTTTCAGACCACAAAGTTGAAACAGCCAAACAGTCAGTCAACCACCGTGTTATCCAATGTTTCAACTGCCAGAAGTTCGGGCACCCCAAAGCCGCTTGCTCAGCTACGGCCAGATGCGTACGATGCAGTGAACAGCATCAAGTCTCTGACTGTCCCAAATCACGTGAGGATATGAGATGTGCAAATTGCCAGGGCCGTCACGCGGCTTCATATAAAAGATGTTCCAAATTCGTGCAAGTTGCACAAATAAGGAGAGGTTCAGGCCAACTGGACAATACTAAATCAACTGTAAGCCAACAGTTCCAGCATGGAAATACTCTGGCTAAAGGACGTCCAACAGCCGGGAACAGTCAAGCTGAGCCGGGGAACAAACCCTCTCAAGCAAAAGTCCAGCCGAAGTCGTATACAGAAGTAGTCACAAGATTAAAAGCAAAACGACAAGAGAGGGAGGTTCAATCACCTCTACAATATGTGAACTTGTGTGAAGCTTTAATCTATTTTGTAATTGAGGTTGCAGAGGCATCAATGAGAGACCCGTTCCTTGGAATGGTCTTCTGTCGTGAAGTTTGTCAAGCGACAAGTTTCTACTTCCAGCTCCCAGGAAACCGCCACGAGTCCCTGAAAACGCTCATAGAGGAAAGACGCTTTATGGATGCCAACAGTCCTAG CTGTCATTCCTCCCCATGCAGTAATTGGACCAGTTGA